A genomic region of Streptomyces sp. R33 contains the following coding sequences:
- a CDS encoding YhgE/Pip domain-containing protein — MPQPTPPSVLRRPQLWIGTGLIAAVVSMLFALLYVGGNVNPRGNLRDLPVALVNTDSGADVNGRRVNLGEQIVSGIQKAAKGDKSIDWQVVSREEADRRLGRGKVFGALVIPSDYSATVAGLTAPQPASPGKAAPPTLTVLTNQAAGSIGSSMSSQAAQKAAHAASAQLGQELLKQAGAQKTPLPTAAQLKLADPVTVNVADGHPVGSRSAMGLSAFYYALVLVVCGMLGANVVNSQVDTALGYLHTDFGPFRKREPVQHTSRVRTLAIGMALMLGLSLVMGTLVEVATVGILDMDASHLGLLWLYSVATIAVVGIGSLALFAAFGTPGMLLATIVFVAMAVPSSGATVPVQALPGFFRALAEFEPLRQITEGLRSLLYYGAQADAGLARAWASMGVALVAALVFGFAVTRLYDRRGLHRIPLPGAETGAALPGEAPEPPETTAPATA; from the coding sequence ATGCCTCAGCCCACACCCCCCTCCGTGCTCCGCCGACCCCAGCTGTGGATCGGAACGGGACTCATCGCCGCGGTGGTCTCGATGCTGTTCGCCCTGCTCTACGTCGGCGGCAACGTCAACCCCAGGGGCAACCTGCGCGACCTGCCCGTGGCCCTCGTCAACACCGACAGCGGCGCGGACGTCAACGGCCGCCGCGTCAACCTGGGCGAGCAGATCGTCTCCGGCATCCAGAAGGCCGCCAAGGGCGACAAGAGCATCGACTGGCAGGTCGTCAGCCGTGAGGAGGCCGACAGGCGCCTGGGCCGGGGCAAGGTCTTCGGCGCCCTCGTCATACCGAGCGACTACTCCGCCACGGTGGCCGGGCTCACCGCCCCGCAGCCCGCGTCCCCGGGCAAGGCCGCCCCGCCGACCCTGACCGTGCTGACCAACCAGGCAGCGGGCAGCATCGGCTCCTCCATGTCCTCCCAGGCCGCCCAGAAGGCCGCCCACGCCGCCTCCGCCCAGCTCGGGCAGGAACTCCTCAAGCAGGCCGGAGCCCAGAAGACCCCGCTCCCGACGGCTGCCCAGCTCAAGCTGGCCGACCCGGTGACCGTGAACGTCGCCGACGGCCACCCCGTCGGCTCCCGCAGCGCCATGGGCCTGAGCGCCTTCTACTACGCACTGGTCCTGGTCGTCTGCGGCATGCTCGGCGCCAACGTGGTCAACTCCCAGGTCGACACCGCGCTCGGCTACCTGCACACCGACTTCGGCCCCTTCCGCAAGCGCGAACCCGTTCAGCACACCAGCCGCGTGCGCACCCTGGCCATCGGCATGGCACTCATGCTCGGCCTGTCACTGGTGATGGGCACCCTGGTCGAGGTCGCCACGGTCGGCATCCTCGACATGGACGCCTCCCACCTCGGCCTGCTGTGGCTGTACTCGGTCGCCACCATCGCGGTGGTCGGCATCGGAAGCCTGGCCCTGTTCGCCGCCTTCGGCACGCCCGGCATGCTGCTGGCCACCATCGTCTTCGTCGCGATGGCGGTACCCTCCTCCGGCGCCACCGTGCCCGTCCAGGCGCTGCCCGGGTTCTTCCGCGCGCTCGCCGAGTTCGAGCCGCTGCGCCAGATCACCGAGGGTCTGCGCTCCCTCCTCTACTACGGAGCCCAGGCCGACGCGGGCCTGGCCCGGGCCTGGGCCTCGATGGGCGTCGCCCTCGTCGCCGCGCTGGTCTTCGGCTTCGCCGTCACGCGCCTCTACGACCGCAGGGGGCTGCACCGCATCCCCCTTCCCGGCGCCGAAACCGGGGCCGCGCTCCCCGGCGAGGCCCCTGAGCCTCCGGAGACCACTGCGCCGGCCACGGCCTGA
- the zwf gene encoding glucose-6-phosphate dehydrogenase, which yields MDRDSESGTPQPGPRPADHVVVLFGATGDLARRKLLPGLFHLAQAGLLPDRYRIVGSAPAAEALSDEQFRAHARQAVAEFGRSRPEGPAWQAFEAALSFGAADTDATEPLVTAVREAERAVGGTPRRLFHLAVPPVAFTSVIALLGATGLARDARVIVEKPFGTDLASARALNAAVHAVFDESRVFRIDHFLGKEAVDNILALRFANGLVEPLWNREHISHVQIDVPEQIDIQGRAHFFEGTGTFRDMVVTHLFQLLGFVAMEPPVALEAQSLRDEQVKVFRSMRLLDPAQVVRGQYTGYRVEPGVDPDSDTETFVALRVDIDNWRWAGVPFHLRSGKALAEGRHVVTLGLREPVLSMFPLDAREAADGRANELVIDFDDPGSITARFLAKEPGPAMQLAEADMVFTYRSSFTTENALEAYEHLILQAMLGDQSLFTRSDGIERLWEVSSPLLDAPPPVVPYAPGSWGPEAITSLVAPYRWHLPERHRSGGR from the coding sequence ATGGACCGGGATTCCGAGTCCGGCACTCCGCAGCCCGGGCCGCGCCCGGCGGACCACGTCGTCGTCCTCTTCGGCGCGACGGGTGACCTGGCCAGGCGCAAACTGCTGCCGGGCCTGTTCCACCTCGCCCAGGCGGGGCTGCTGCCGGACCGCTACCGCATCGTCGGCTCGGCCCCGGCGGCCGAGGCCCTGAGCGACGAGCAGTTCCGCGCCCACGCGCGCCAGGCCGTGGCGGAGTTCGGCCGCTCGCGCCCCGAGGGCCCCGCGTGGCAGGCGTTCGAGGCCGCGCTGTCCTTCGGTGCGGCCGACACGGACGCGACCGAGCCACTGGTGACGGCGGTGCGCGAGGCCGAGCGGGCCGTCGGCGGCACTCCGCGGCGGCTGTTCCACCTCGCCGTCCCACCCGTGGCGTTCACGTCCGTCATCGCGCTGCTGGGGGCCACGGGGCTGGCCCGGGACGCGCGTGTGATCGTCGAGAAGCCGTTCGGGACGGACCTCGCGTCCGCCCGCGCGCTCAACGCGGCCGTCCACGCCGTGTTCGACGAGTCCCGGGTGTTCCGCATCGACCACTTCCTCGGCAAGGAGGCGGTGGACAACATCCTCGCCCTGCGGTTCGCCAACGGTCTCGTCGAGCCGCTCTGGAACCGCGAGCACATCAGTCACGTGCAGATCGACGTGCCCGAGCAGATCGACATCCAGGGCCGCGCCCATTTCTTCGAGGGCACCGGGACCTTCCGCGACATGGTCGTCACGCACCTGTTCCAGCTGCTCGGGTTCGTGGCGATGGAACCGCCCGTCGCCCTCGAAGCGCAGTCGCTGCGGGACGAGCAGGTCAAGGTGTTCCGCAGCATGCGGCTCCTGGACCCCGCCCAGGTCGTACGCGGCCAGTACACCGGCTACCGCGTCGAGCCGGGGGTCGATCCGGACTCGGACACCGAGACCTTCGTCGCGCTGCGCGTCGACATCGACAACTGGCGGTGGGCCGGCGTCCCCTTCCACCTGCGCTCGGGCAAGGCGCTGGCCGAGGGCCGGCACGTCGTCACCCTGGGCCTGCGCGAGCCCGTACTGAGCATGTTCCCCCTGGACGCCCGGGAGGCGGCGGACGGCCGCGCCAACGAGCTCGTCATCGACTTCGACGACCCCGGCTCCATCACCGCCCGTTTCCTCGCCAAGGAACCCGGCCCCGCCATGCAGCTCGCGGAAGCCGACATGGTCTTCACCTACCGCAGCTCCTTCACCACCGAGAACGCCCTCGAGGCGTACGAGCACCTCATCCTCCAGGCCATGCTCGGCGACCAGTCCCTGTTCACCCGCTCCGACGGCATCGAACGCCTGTGGGAGGTCTCCTCGCCGCTGCTGGACGCGCCTCCACCCGTCGTCCCGTACGCTCCCGGATCCTGGGGGCCCGAGGCCATCACCTCCCTCGTCGCCCCCTACCGGTGGCACCTGCCCGAACGGCACCGGTCCGGCGGCCGGTGA
- the gnd gene encoding phosphogluconate dehydrogenase (NAD(+)-dependent, decarboxylating) codes for MASDAPMQLGMVGLGRMGANLVRRLMQDGHRCVVNDVSPDAVRALEGEGATPAFSLEELVERLERPRAVWLMVPAGVVQETLDRLVGLLDPDDTVIDGGNSYYRDDIARARDLTAHGIHYVDCGTSGGVWGLERGYCLMIGGERGPVERLAPIFRTIAPGTGSAEPTPSRTRTDGTAPHGYLHCGPSGAGHFVKMVHNGVEYGMMAAIAEGLAIIKHADAGLRTRTADAETAPLSDPEAYRYEIDVAEVAEVWRRGSVVGSWLVDLTADALARSPQLDDFSGRVSDSGEGRWTVLAAIEESVPAPVISASLYERYESRGLGEFTAKVLSAMRSEFGGHAEKRPGADA; via the coding sequence ATGGCATCGGACGCACCCATGCAGCTCGGAATGGTCGGACTGGGCCGGATGGGTGCCAACCTGGTGCGCCGGCTCATGCAGGACGGTCACCGCTGCGTCGTCAACGACGTCAGCCCCGACGCCGTGCGGGCGCTGGAGGGGGAGGGTGCGACGCCGGCCTTCTCGCTGGAGGAGCTCGTCGAGCGGCTGGAACGGCCCCGCGCCGTGTGGCTCATGGTGCCGGCGGGCGTGGTCCAGGAGACCCTGGACCGGCTGGTCGGGCTCCTGGACCCCGACGACACGGTCATCGACGGGGGCAACTCCTACTACCGGGACGACATCGCCCGGGCCCGGGACCTCACCGCGCACGGCATCCACTACGTCGACTGCGGCACCTCGGGCGGTGTCTGGGGCCTGGAGCGCGGCTACTGCCTCATGATCGGCGGCGAGCGGGGTCCCGTGGAACGGCTCGCCCCCATCTTCCGCACCATCGCGCCCGGCACCGGCAGCGCCGAGCCCACCCCCAGCCGGACCCGGACCGACGGAACCGCGCCGCACGGCTACCTCCACTGCGGGCCCAGCGGCGCCGGTCACTTCGTGAAGATGGTCCACAACGGCGTGGAGTACGGGATGATGGCCGCCATCGCCGAGGGCCTCGCCATCATCAAGCACGCCGACGCGGGCCTTCGTACGCGTACCGCCGATGCCGAGACCGCTCCCCTGTCCGATCCCGAGGCCTACCGGTACGAGATCGACGTGGCCGAAGTCGCCGAGGTGTGGCGCCGCGGTTCGGTCGTCGGCTCGTGGCTGGTCGACCTCACCGCCGACGCCCTGGCCCGCTCCCCGCAGCTGGACGACTTCTCGGGCCGCGTGTCCGACTCCGGGGAAGGGCGCTGGACCGTGCTGGCGGCCATCGAGGAGAGCGTGCCCGCCCCGGTGATCAGCGCCTCCCTCTACGAGCGCTACGAGTCCAGGGGGCTCGGCGAGTTCACCGCCAAGGTGCTGTCCGCGATGCGCAGCGAGTTCGGCGGCCACGCCGAGAAGCGCCCCGGCGCGGACGCGTGA
- a CDS encoding beta-phosphoglucomutase family hydrolase: MLGLPDHVRACLFDLDGVLTRTAKVHAAAWKTMFDDYLRRRADRDGSPFVPFDAVHDYDEYVDGRPREDGVRTFLASRDITLPEGTASDGPGQETVHGLGTRKNDLVLRAIHEQGVESYEGSVAYVRAVRDAGLRRAVVSSSANCRDVLVAAGIEDLFEDRVDGITIAEQGLRGKPSPDSYLAAARLFAADPRDAAVFEDALAGVAAGRAGGFGFVVGVDRTGQAAELRAHGADVVVTDLSELLDRG; encoded by the coding sequence ATGCTGGGACTCCCCGACCACGTCCGCGCCTGCCTCTTCGACCTCGACGGCGTGCTCACCCGGACCGCGAAGGTCCACGCGGCCGCCTGGAAAACGATGTTCGACGACTACCTGCGCCGGCGGGCCGACCGCGACGGGTCGCCCTTCGTGCCCTTCGACGCCGTGCACGACTACGACGAGTACGTGGACGGCCGCCCACGCGAGGACGGCGTACGCACCTTCCTCGCCTCCCGTGACATCACGCTGCCCGAGGGCACGGCGAGTGACGGCCCCGGGCAGGAGACGGTCCACGGCCTGGGCACGCGCAAGAACGACCTGGTGCTCCGTGCGATCCACGAGCAGGGGGTGGAGTCCTACGAGGGCTCCGTGGCCTACGTGCGCGCCGTACGCGACGCGGGCCTGCGCCGCGCCGTCGTCTCCTCCAGTGCCAACTGCCGCGACGTACTGGTAGCCGCCGGCATCGAGGACCTCTTCGAAGACCGTGTCGACGGCATCACCATCGCCGAGCAGGGACTGCGCGGCAAGCCCTCCCCCGACAGCTACCTGGCGGCCGCCCGGCTCTTCGCCGCCGACCCGCGCGATGCCGCCGTGTTCGAGGACGCGCTGGCCGGTGTGGCCGCCGGCCGGGCGGGCGGCTTCGGTTTCGTCGTCGGCGTCGACCGCACCGGCCAGGCGGCCGAACTGCGTGCGCACGGGGCCGATGTCGTCGTCACCGATCTCTCCG
- a CDS encoding copper resistance CopC/CopD family protein produces MSATVLTLLSALCALVLGGAAPALAHAGLSGSDPADGAVLNAAPKQVTLTFTESVSFPDGSLRVLSPASDRVNPRPAQHADDRENTARVELPGNLAQGTYTVAWRVVSADGHPISGAFTFSVGKPSATTAVVAKTSPDDTAASRLYGFFRYVAYSGLALLVGATAFALVCWPAASGDRPLRRLVGAGWAALAASTVALLLLRGPYETGGPLSSALDLSLLGRTLTGRPGTALAARLVLLALAAVLMRQKPVRLGVRPRLVAASALALGSALTWAAAEHASAGIQVPLAIPVAVLHLLAMAVWLGGLITLLTALRNRGPDSREIPASAVRRFSSLAFAAVVVLVGTGVYQSWRQVGSWTALSTTSYGRTLVLKVAAVVLVLCVAALSRRWTARLTGEGSPAAIELEQVRVPQTVGAPSAPNEAGTGSGEEATASRATATRIDSEPAAVDASGCRRRLRRTVGVEAAVGAVVLVISTLLTGTQPSRAAGTTAAPAAQEPAVKVVTVPFDMGTANHRGTVQITLAPGHVGENTVEAVVFTPDGGISSVPELRLALTQRDRGIGPLDAKLTNRQGYWATYDLRLPMAGTWNLDVTIRTTDIDQVTVGTTLRVTR; encoded by the coding sequence ATGTCCGCAACCGTCCTGACGCTTCTCTCCGCCCTGTGCGCCCTGGTCCTCGGCGGTGCCGCGCCCGCCCTCGCGCATGCCGGCCTCAGCGGCTCCGACCCCGCGGACGGCGCCGTGCTCAACGCCGCACCGAAGCAGGTCACGCTCACGTTCACCGAGTCCGTCAGCTTCCCCGACGGATCCCTGCGCGTACTGTCGCCCGCCAGTGACCGCGTGAACCCGCGCCCCGCGCAGCATGCGGACGACCGGGAGAACACGGCCCGGGTGGAGCTGCCGGGGAACCTGGCGCAGGGCACCTACACCGTGGCCTGGCGGGTGGTCTCCGCCGACGGCCACCCCATCTCCGGCGCTTTCACCTTCTCCGTCGGGAAGCCGTCCGCCACCACCGCGGTGGTGGCGAAGACCTCCCCGGACGACACAGCGGCCAGCCGCCTGTACGGCTTCTTCCGCTACGTCGCCTACAGCGGCCTGGCGCTGCTCGTCGGAGCCACGGCGTTCGCCCTCGTCTGCTGGCCGGCGGCGAGCGGAGACCGTCCGCTGCGCCGGCTGGTGGGTGCCGGCTGGGCGGCCCTGGCGGCGTCGACGGTGGCCCTGCTCCTGCTGCGCGGCCCGTACGAGACGGGCGGGCCCCTGTCGTCGGCGCTCGACCTGTCCCTGCTGGGCCGGACGCTCACGGGGAGACCGGGGACCGCCCTGGCCGCACGCCTCGTACTGCTCGCCCTCGCCGCCGTGCTGATGCGGCAGAAGCCCGTACGACTCGGCGTCCGCCCGCGGCTCGTCGCCGCATCGGCCCTCGCCCTGGGCTCGGCCCTCACCTGGGCTGCCGCCGAGCACGCATCCGCCGGCATCCAGGTCCCCCTCGCCATCCCCGTCGCCGTGCTGCACCTGCTGGCCATGGCCGTGTGGCTGGGCGGCCTGATCACTCTGTTGACCGCCCTGCGCAACCGGGGGCCCGACAGCCGTGAGATCCCGGCTTCCGCCGTCCGGCGCTTCTCATCGCTGGCCTTCGCCGCCGTGGTGGTTCTGGTCGGCACCGGGGTCTACCAGTCCTGGCGGCAGGTGGGCTCCTGGACGGCCCTCTCCACCACGTCGTACGGCAGGACCCTCGTCCTCAAGGTCGCCGCAGTGGTCCTGGTGCTGTGCGTGGCGGCTCTCTCCCGACGGTGGACCGCCCGCCTGACGGGCGAGGGGTCGCCGGCTGCCATCGAACTCGAGCAGGTGCGCGTCCCGCAGACCGTGGGCGCACCGAGTGCACCGAACGAAGCCGGCACGGGCAGCGGCGAGGAGGCTACGGCCTCTCGCGCTACGGCCACTCGCATCGACAGCGAGCCTGCGGCCGTCGACGCCTCGGGGTGTCGCCGTCGCCTGCGCCGCACCGTGGGGGTCGAGGCCGCCGTCGGTGCCGTCGTCCTGGTGATCTCCACCCTGCTCACCGGTACCCAGCCGAGCCGCGCCGCCGGGACCACCGCCGCACCCGCCGCGCAGGAACCGGCGGTGAAGGTGGTCACGGTCCCGTTCGACATGGGGACGGCGAACCACCGGGGCACGGTGCAGATCACGCTGGCGCCGGGCCACGTCGGCGAGAACACGGTGGAAGCGGTGGTCTTCACCCCGGACGGCGGCATCTCCAGCGTCCCCGAGCTACGGCTCGCCCTCACCCAGCGCGACCGGGGAATCGGCCCCCTCGACGCCAAGCTCACGAACCGGCAGGGCTATTGGGCCACGTACGACCTCCGGCTCCCCATGGCCGGCACGTGGAACCTGGACGTCACGATCCGCACGACGGACATCGACCAGGTCACCGTGGGCACGACCCTCCGCGTCACGCGCTGA